The Corylus avellana chromosome ca11, CavTom2PMs-1.0 genome contains the following window.
TTCAAACGACTCCTCTAACATATCGCACAAGTTACTATCAATTACAACCTGCCAAGCGGAGTAAGGagcaaagatatatatatatatatatatatatatatattaaaaactatTATAATTACATCTCATGTCTCTAACCATTTGAAATTGAAGTGATTGAAAGCAGAACCTAAGAGCAAGTTCTTCCAACTTCGcaagtataaattaatttatgttatataaaatatatgtataggAACAtcataaagaaattaaataattaaaacgaGCCTTAAGTTAAAAATTCATTCATACACTTGAACACTAATTCATAATTCCATCTAACTAGTGGTAGCTCGAAAgctatcaaaatatatatcgtAAACCCTTTTGAGATCAAATGAGGAAACATTCCATATATAACCATTCAATGGAAGTGGAGGAAGATGATTAATCTCCTCGTTTCCAGCTTCTACGACTGTCACTTCCTCCAACATACCTTCCTTGGAAAGATGCTTAACAAGCACTGCTTTTGTGGCAGAATCAGGCATGAAATTAGAGTCCCTCATATCTTGGAAAGTCTTAAACGCACGATCAACCTTCCCACGCCTAAGATAAGCACGGATGAGAATCTGAAACATAAATGCATCAGGCTTTAAATTATTCCGTTGAACCATTCGAAAAAGTTTCAACACTGTGCGCAAGTCTTTCTTAACCGAGAAATATTGCATCAATCCAGTAAAAGTTGGGATATCCGGAAGAATCCCACGTAAAATCATCTCGTCAAGAAAATCTAATGGGCCACGAAGAACCACATATTGTCTACGTGACACTCTTCGCATTAGTGACGAGTACAAAATCATGTGATGAAACTTTGATAGAGGGTGACAAATTTCTTCCGCACGACGAAAAAGTCTTAAAATACCTCTCACCGTACGACGGTCAATAATATAGTTAAGAGTAACATAAGATAAGCTAATTCCATCCTCCTTTAATTTTGTGACAAGTTCACCATCCCAATAATCTTTAAATCGTTTTTCCCTCGCCTCACCATAAAAACCCCTACTCCACCGCAATGTTAAGATTTTCAACATTGTTGATGCCGTGTACGCATCATGAGTGAATCGTCCCGGTTTATTGCCCAACCAACAATAAAACGCCCATATATCGTCAACACTATTGTCCGGTAACATTCGCCAAAGAATCTTGCAGACTAGGACACTTGTCCAAGCCAGATTTGTGTCATCCAATGCCGATAAAATTTCCGGgtcaaatttgatttttgacGCCAACTCCACGTCTCCTccatcctcatcctcatcatcatcatcatcctctccCTCCTCATGACTACATTGACGCAATGGCAAAAGTACTCCATCAATCTGCATTTCATTCCTAAGATCACTAACAACTTCGAACCGTCTTGCATCCACAAACCCCTTTAACAAAGCAGTGTACATCCTCGAGGAGCGCTTG
Protein-coding sequences here:
- the LOC132166075 gene encoding pentatricopeptide repeat-containing protein At5g66631-like, which translates into the protein MYLKQLFRQSFSYSTLSRSSLTPLSSLNAISLYFQRSQLISSLKHALKSNASLKSLASLVNTPLLDSFVVSRALQYAPSADSALSLVKILEKVPHFSHSRTTLKALGIVLARFRRFSELQGLIDSIRNNEFPGVSKESIDMDEFMWYAASGDVDSVLRLWDKTKGRRGRRCIEAYNILMGVHAKAGNDFEAVKVFYKMMEENAVPNPRTYATIIEHLVSSSKLDSAIEVFHILPRMRIKRSSRMYTALLKGFVDARRFEVVSDLRNEMQIDGVLLPLRQCSHEEGEDDDDDEDEDGGDVELASKIKFDPEILSALDDTNLAWTSVLVCKILWRMLPDNSVDDIWAFYCWLGNKPGRFTHDAYTASTMLKILTLRWSRGFYGEAREKRFKDYWDGELVTKLKEDGISLSYVTLNYIIDRRTVRGILRLFRRAEEICHPLSKFHHMILYSSLMRRVSRRQYVVLRGPLDFLDEMILRGILPDIPTFTGLMQYFSVKKDLRTVLKLFRMVQRNNLKPDAFMFQILIRAYLRRGKVDRAFKTFQDMRDSNFMPDSATKAVLVKHLSKEGMLEEVTVVEAGNEEINHLPPLPLNGYIWNVSSFDLKRVYDIYFDSFRATTS